Below is a genomic region from Raphanus sativus cultivar WK10039 chromosome 4, ASM80110v3, whole genome shotgun sequence.
TCTCAATCGAACACCTTGGAAGTCCGTTGAAGTTTCGTAATCTCAACATTATAGtcttatagatatatatatatatatatttataaaaattaatctgtctgtcaattttgttttagttagaGAAGAGTATGCTTTCATATACCAAAAGACGGGACTATTCATATGAATATAAAGGacaatatctttatatatgcatatataccCTATTATATGCCTATTATTTGCCAAGAGttttaataatttcattttCGCAAACtagtaaatacaaaataaaattcatggagacaaataaatatgaatatttactcttaaaattttattaggaGAGCAGCGTTGGGGAAAAGGAGTGGTACTTCTTCTGCATGAGAGGAAGGAAATACAGGAATAGCGTTAGACCAAACCGAGTCACTGGTTAAGGTTTCTGGAAAGCCACTGGTATTGATAAGCCGGTTTACTCCAATCTTGACTGCGTCGGTCTAAAGAAATCTCTGGTTTACTATCTTGGTTCAGCCGGTAAAGGCACCAAAACAGACTGGATGATGCATGAGTTCCGCCTCCCCTCCACCACAAAAACCGACTTGCCAGTTCAGCAAGCAGTGAGTTCAAtttctttgaaatatatatgaggCTTTCTGTTAATTGtcttataaacaaacaaaccgTTTTGTTTAACCAAGAAAAGTATGAATCAGGCTAAACCATTTTGCCCATTTCTAGTGAGACAATTTTGTTGTCTTCGTGGTGTTAAATGCTTTAAGAAGTCAGTCATAATTAATTGTCATTTCCGTACGAGCATTGATCacatatttctttctttttcctgaaaatGGGACCAAGTTTTTGTGAGGAAATTAAAACTAGACAGGGCTCCAGACTAAgatttctttattattttacaataaatataacttctcatccattaaaatttgatatttggTTTATGATCAACTAGAAAACATCCTTTAGTTTAatacttatatttttctttaacacaAAAGACGTTCAAGTAGCTTTTGTGTGTCAAATTAGATGATCTCTTATCTTAATTAGTTAAGATAGTGACTGAATCAATGACGACACTAGACAGTTATggttttctttataaaatttaaaaccataatatagaaaaatatcaCACAATCAAAATTATATTCAGATTTTCCTTTGGGAAAAGAACAATTAATAAGTCCATCTTGTTTCTTGCAGGAGGTCTGGACACTATGCAGAATCTTCAAACGGGTAACACACCAGAGAAACCCAACCATCGTACAAGCAAACCTGTTATCACCTCAGCCGATTCTTGTTCTAAGACGAGCAGCTTAGACTCCGATCACACCAGCCACCGCGTCACAGATTCCTTGTCCCACAAGCCACACGAGCCACAGCTACAGCTTCAGCCACAAACGCAGAACCCTTATTGGAACCAACTTTCTAGGTTTGGTTTCAATCAACCGACGTATGATTGTCACGATAACTTCCTGAGTTTCGAAAACATCAACGGTGGAGATTTCATCGGGGACTCAGCAAGTTGGGATGAAATTAGGTCTGTTATAGATGGCAACACTAAACACTAATAACAATTTGccttttctgttttctttttggaGCTTTGTATAAGGGATGAAGCAAAACCCctagtttttgttttataaaataaaaataatacgtATGTTACTTACCATAATTCTGATCTTCTGAGGACTACATTTAGGATAATATAGTTTGCATTGATTGGAACACAAGGCCATGTTCCTCTAATTCGTTTGATCTTTTCGGTAAAGCTTTTATattaagcaaagaaaaaaatattctctaaTCTTTGAAAATGAACCTGgatttatataaatgaaaatatactcATATAGAAATATGCATTAGGATCAATGGAAGAGATTCTTGAGATGTTTAAAGAAGTAATCAGAAACAATCTGATTAGTCCTCTCGGTCGGATGAAAAGCGTCCGGGAAAACGAATTTGTTGGCATCACTGCACGTTAACGGATTGTCCTGGCCGCAAAGAAACCCCATCTCGAACAATCCAGTTCCACAGCACGCAGAACTAGATACCTCTAGACCGTAATGTGACGGTTTTGTAACAATGTCCCAAATGATATCATAAGGATTAGCAAAGTATATCTTCATTCCATTGAGTTCTTGATTCAACTTCCTCACTAATCTCCTCAACCTCCCGTTAAAATCTATCACCAAGTCATTGTAATTCCTAGCACAGCTGAAAGGGTCGTCAAGATTCGTCACTCTTTCTAGTGGAAGACATCCCATTGGCGAGATTCCCGTGAAAGACATTTTCCGAGCCCCAAGTTTGTAAAGATCCTTTAAGAACACCTCGGCAATCCCAATGAGAAAGTCTTGGTACTGACTGTAGGAACCTTATTTCACTACGATAGGGAcaactgatatttataaaaataataagaacaaaaaacaaaaaatacaataccgaaacaaatgaatgaagaaaaaattGCAGAGTCGAGATGGTTAATCTCTTTCCTTAAATCTTTAAACGCCCCGTAGTGTGACGGTTGCATAGCGCTCAGattcccaggatacaactgcagcATTGTTTCTGTTTACCATCACCGAAAAACAGAATCTATCGACCCTAGTTTTGTGTTGCACTCTCAGactcaagaaataaaaaaactaacatGAATATTCAATATAGGAGAAtgtggtttttcttttggtattaGATGTGTATCTTTCTATCATGCTAACAAGCCATTTATATAGGAAAAAATAATGAGAAacacaagtttcattttcaaCATAGAAATGAAACCTCCATGGTGCACTAATGGAGACTTtaatttttgtcaattaatatgtgaattcatttcacattttgaccaagaaaattaaagagtatagttattattatttgactcattcaaacaaaataatatactttaaatgtatttcttttttatattttatcaatataaaagatcacatatatttggtttataagattaagttaatgaacattAAGttcaactaacaaatcaaaacccaaatccaaatatctaatgtgtacatttgtaactttatacaattttctcaaatcacacacattagacctccatttctcattcacactaactctatttttagcatatgaatacattgctcaaaaaatagttccaacaatcccccacatgaatagaaatgcttctagacactagacgactcgacagacttgacttcctagacaagactcgacaagactcACCTAAAGACTTTTGAGAGTACAAGCGAGAAAttcactgcatgatgagttggtagcaatttttcagccttgaaccagtcattgttaatagctatcggatttactcggccaggaggtggccatgatgtcttgaacctcccgggctttggtgtaaacctagacaatagccaaaacacagCTTCATTCTCTCACAGAACTAggttctctattgtgttcattgtgGCCGTGAACAGTGCTGGTTATCATGAGTGAACTTGGAGAATATAGCCTttttattctcctagaaacggccccatttcacactcacaaggtgatttgccattagttttgtttagaggaatatcatgtactactccattcatatctcaaaacaattggcacaaatcattaaaagcaaatgcttatcctctattccttacatgtagcactATTTAATCATCCTGGGAACTGGGTACAGACCGAAGTCTGacagtgctttgggcagatttagtttgacttagttgtctccttgaacctatttcttgggatctccaatctgataagtagagttaccgccaaacctcatcttagttcataggctaaacccattcctcttgatgatattacaatttgatctcatgacacacctttaatataaggatcctaggttgtcatcaCAATGAACATAATCTCTTGAGATTAATCGAGATCAATtgtttaatgatttttgtcatcttttttctttcaaGATACAATCAACCATTATACATAAAACTCAGTGTAtaacactagttttttttttcctttaaagaaaagaaaaaagttatattttgataactatcactAAGTTCATTTGGCCTTTTTCCAATGACTTTATAtggtaagcaaagcttccccctcatttcttgagatagctaaaaaacatgcatatttatttacatttaacatctcttaagagtttagaaaattaatctacaactcttttagatttaaatgaataaaaatcaatttcgaaaaatgtatttcattctTAGAAATTCACATTTTAGAtacaactattttcatagttttctcaagttgatttataaatccaacttgtatatattttgtttttttttcaaaatatatttttgctttatagcAAATATCCATATcattatatgatattatttgTACCATCAAAACCACCATTTTCTATGGTTATTCTCAAACATATTGACTTTAAAAACTACAATACACATGTCAATTTCAGTCATATTGGTCTGAAAATTCTCATTGGTTTTGCATGGTCAACCTTTTTAAAAGGTGCATTTAAGCGTTGACGatatacaaatgttttgatcaatatcaacaaacattttatttcttatggcaaatgatttatatgtggcagacctctCTCAAACTTAATTTGAGGCGTCGACTCACGAAATCCATCTCCATTCAT
It encodes:
- the LOC108831690 gene encoding GDSL esterase/lipase At2g42990-like, whose protein sequence is MARANFEPYGRDFPGGRPTGRFCNGRLSSDFTSEAYGLKPTVPAYLDPSYNISDFATGVCFASAGTGYDNSTAGVLGVIPLWKEVEYYKEYQHKLAAYLGHRKAANIIKESLCLVSIGTNDFLENYYTLPDRRSQFSISHQYQDFLIGIAEVFLKDLYKLGARKMSFTGISPMGCLPLERVTNLDDPFSCARNYNDLVIDFNGRLRRLVRKLNQELNGMKIYFANPYDIIWDIVTKPSHYGLEVSSSACCGTGLFEMGFLCGQDNPLTCSDANKFVFPDAFHPTERTNQIVSDYFFKHLKNLFH